The sequence ttatatatatcttaaTTATAGAAGTGTTAGCTTAATTAATTAATGCACATTATCTTTTATCCTTAGAGTATGTAAAATCATCccatataataaattttaaaatattttaaatgACACCGGTAAGAGCTACAATTAAAGAATTCGAATTTTTATCATTTGTTAGTACATTTAtaagaactttttttttttttgaaaagcaataagATATATTGATAATTAAAAGGAGTACAAATAGCTGCTAAAGGAAAGCGAATAGCAGCATTACAACTTACAGAAGCAAATTGCCTACTGCAATTACAAATCGACACACTTTTATGCTGAGATAGCACATGTCTCACTAATTACATGTTAGATAAATTTGTGGGTTCGATAGCCAAGTGCACCAATCTATCTTCGAATTTTTCAATCTTCTAGAAATCCAAAACTCATAAGTTGAATCTCATTCACCAAATTTGGAACGCACCCATCTTTGTTTTTAAAAGCCTTTAAGTTTCGATTTTTCCACAATAGATATCCACACGTCCACTCTACCGCTTGCCATATTAAGCCTCCCATCTTCGAAGATTGTTGCATTACCGAACCATCAAATGTTTCCAGTATACTAGGTTCCGAGAATGGACCAAGACCCCACCAATTATAGATTATTGTCCATACTTCATATGCATTCTTACAAAATATCAACGAATGGTCAATGGTCTCAACATCATCATTACAAATTGCACATCTAACCGAATAAAGAT comes from Rutidosis leptorrhynchoides isolate AG116_Rl617_1_P2 chromosome 4, CSIRO_AGI_Rlap_v1, whole genome shotgun sequence and encodes:
- the LOC139842229 gene encoding uncharacterized protein encodes the protein MEIFVWRACKKRLPTLVELDKRGVDLYSVRCAICNDDVETIDHSLIFCKNAYEVWTIIYNWWGLGPFSEPSILETFDGSVMQQSSKMGGLIWQAVEWTCGYLLWKNRNLKAFKNKDGCVPNLVNEIQLMSFGFLED